TTAGATTACCAGCTGTATCCTCTACCAGTACAGGCAGGGACTGAAAGTAGTCTCTAGATAGACTGTTAAAAGTTGCATTTACATAGACTTTTCCAATATTATCAAGGTAATTTTCAGGTCCATTTATTAATACCTGACCGGGAGTCAACCGAGGCCTTTCTAAAATGTATCCCCTTGCAGCTTCACCCTTTACTACAATTTCAACAGGTACCTGAATGGAACTAACCTGGTCAATTTGGACCTGGACCCAGGATGGCTGCACACTAACAATTCTCACTCCTGCAGGAACTTCTGTAGCCACTTGAATAGATCTAACACCAACATCTATCTGTTCAAGGGGAATATATGCTCTAAAATCTCTGGATGAAATCTTGTCTACTACATTAGCCTTTCCTTGAAAACGAATATTAACCGTATTTGGTTTTTCAGCTACTACCAGATCCCGTGCCAAACCAGTAGCTTCAAGGGGTACAGTTACCACATTTTCTGTTGTAGGGTTTCTTTCAGAGAAGACAAAAAACCAAATTACTATGGCAGCAAAAATAGATATTAGCCTATATCCCAGATTGTTGCGAAAGTGTCCTAGCATAATAACCCCTCACTACTCGTTAAGATGATCTCCTAAATATGTTGAAAACAGATGTGTTATTGTTTTGCTTGGTTAACAAAACATCTTCTAGCATTTCTTTAAGGTTTTTCTCTTCTAAATATCTTGTTAATTCACCATCATGGGCCACAGAGATGGTTCCAGTTTCTTCAGATACAACTATTACCACACAGTCTGAGGTCTCAGTAACACCCAGGGCAGCCCTATGCCTTGTTCCTAATTGTTTACTCAGATAAGGGCTGTCAGTCAAGGGCAAAAAGCATCCCGCCGCTGCAATTCTGTCACCCCTTACAATAACAGCACCGTCATGCAGGGGAGTATTAGGAACAAATATATTCACCAGCAGTTCTGCAGAGACAGCACCATCCACATTAACACCTGTTTCAATAAAATCTGACAAACCTGTTTCATTTTCTATTACTATCAGAGCCCCAAATTTATTTTTGCTTAGTGCCTGTACTGAACGTACCAGCTCATTAATTAACCTTGAGCGGTCTTCAACACCAAGATAAGTCATTGAGCCACTAAATATTTTACCCCTGCCCAGCTGTTCCAGAGCCCTTCTCAACTCAGGCTGAAAGACAATGGGTAATGCTACCACTATTAACAATTGTATCTGTTGCAGAAACCAATTAACCGTGGTAAGCTGTAGCAAATCACTAATAAAAAATGCTATAATAAGTACAAACAAGCCTTTAATTAGCTGCACTGCCCTTGTGCCCTTTATAAGCATAATGGCTTTATAAATCACAAAGGAAACAACTGTTATATCTAATATTATTAAAAATATTTCCCATGGAGTTAAATATATGAGAAAATTAAACTGAGAAAACATAGTAAGGGAAACCACCTTTTTACTTCAGTAATGACCTGTAACTGCTTATATCATACTATATAACTTTTATATATAACACCATAATTCTTTCGACATAAATAATTTGTTAACCTTTTAAATTCCTAAAAATCGAGGTGAATATCTATGAAAAAAAATTGGATAATCAATATAACTATAGTATGCACAATTTTGGGTCTGCTTTTGTCGTGGCAGTATAAATCTTTTCGTGCCGAAGCAAGCAATTCAACTTCTATACTTCATCAAAATATAGTTGACATGATTACTGAATTGGAAACTGATTTACAAGGTATTGAAGAAGAAATAGGTAACCTGAGAAATCAATTATCCCAGTTCCAAGAGGATGAAAGCCAGGATGCAGGCACTTTAAAATTTTTGCAGGATTATCTGCACTTTCAAAGGTCTTTAACATCTCAAACCACAGCTATCGGCCCAGGGATAATAATAACCTTGGATGATAATGTTCAGGGTGCTGCAGCTGCTAGTTCCGATTTTGCAACCTTTAGACCAGAGGATTATATAATCCACGACAAAACCGTATTATATCTTGTTAATGAACTAAAGGCTGCTGGTGCCAGGGCAATTTCCATCAACAATCAAAGGCTTGTTGCAAGCTCAGATATCAGGTGTGTGGGTACAGTTATTCTTGTAAATACTATTCCCATGGCACCTCCCTATCAGATTAAAGCCCTGGGTAATCCTGAAGAACTTAGAGAAAGAATCCTATTAGGTGATGAAGTGCCATATTTAAAAGCTCGTAATTTTCCCGTGAAAATAGAAATTGGTGAAGTTGAAATACCTGAATATAGAGGCAGCTTTAGACAATCCCACCTGGAAAGAGGGGATCAATAACTATGAACAAAACTACAGTATCATTTACCATTGTACTTCTAATACTTGGCATGGTTATCAGCATGCAGTTTAAGACTCAGCAGCAATTGATTAACTCCCTTGCTTACCAGGACGCTAGAGACTTAATCACAATATACCATACAATGAAAGCCAAGGAAGAAGAGCTTACAGCAACTCTCCAGGAGCTGCGCCAGAGAAGAAACGATCTTGTTTCTCAAGTATCCAGGGGAGAGGAACGAATTAATCAAACGCAAAAGGAAATTGAGCAGTTAAAAATTCTAAGTGGTGAGGTGCCTGTTAGTGGTCCAGGCATTACAGTAACAATTACAAGGGATGCCCCGCTATTGCATTATGATTTGATAGATCTTGTTAATGAACTCTGGGCCACAGGTGCTGAAGCAATTGCCATCAATGACCATAGGGTTACAATCAATACTCATATACAGCAATATTCACCGAATGAAATTTTGATAAATAACGAAAGTTTGCTATTTCCAGTTGTTGTAAAAGCAATAGGTGACCCGCACACATTGGAAAAGGGATTAACCTTTACTGGTGGTTTAGTGGAAAATTGGAGAATTCTATATGGTATTTATCCATCAATTACTGCCAGGGAAAGAATAACTATACCTGCTGTTAAAATACAAGAAACCAGATCATAGATTTTTAAAAAACTATCCTTAAAAGGGTGCTGCCATGAGTTGGCAGACCCTTTTTAAATTCCTTCTCACCTAAAAAAATTATGGCAGCCTTGGGAAAATCCTGCCCCTAAACTGCCATCATGGAACTAACCGTTCAAGCAAACCCATCTGATTTTTGTAAAAGCTAATACTATGACCGTTAGTGAGACCAATCTTTAATTCCCCATCCTACCTAGCTCTTTAAGATGCTTCTTGAGCAGAATATAGTCCATACTGTCAAGTAATGCTTCCCAGCTTGCTTCTATGATGTTTGAGGAAACACCCACAGTGCTCCAGTTATCATTAGCATCCTTGGATTCTATCAGAACACGGACCTTGGCAGCCGTTGCCTGACTTCCTTCAAGCACCCTTACCTTGTAATCTGATAAGTGCATTTCATTAATGCATGGATAAGTTTTATCAAGAGACTTCCTCAGGGCATTATCCAGAGCATTTACAGGACCATTTCCTTCTGCAGCAGTATGGACAATTTCCTCACCGATTTTTAGCTTAATAATGGCTTCAGAATAATAATCCTCTTCTCCTCTTTTCTCTACCAGCACTTTAAAATTTTCCAGGTGGAAATGTTCCTTGTATAAGCCCATGACTTTATAAAGGAGCAGCTCTAAAGAGGCCTCGGCTCCTTCAAATTGGTACCCCTTATGCTCTAGTTCCTTAACCTGCTCCACAATATTTTTAAGCATTTCTTTGTCAGCTAACTTAATGCCCATTTCTTCAAGTTTGTGGGTCAAGTTGCTTGTGCCTGCAAGCTCGGACATTAGGATTCTCCTGTCATTTCCAACGGTCTCAGGTGTAATATGCTCATAGGTTTTTGGATGTTTCATAACTGCACTTGCATGCATTCCCCCTTTATGGGTAAAGGCACTATGCCCTACAAAGGGTTGATGGTTTGGTACAGCAATATTTATAACCTCAGCCACATATCTAGCTGTTTCTGTAAGGTTGTTCAAATTATTTCTGGTTGATGTTTCATAGCCCATTTTCAACTCAAGATTTGGAATGACGGAGCACAGATTTGCATTTCCACACCTTTCACCCACACCATTGAAGGTACCATGGACCATGGCTGCCCCTGCCTTAACAGCGGCAATGCTGTTTGCCACAGCAAGTTCACAGTCATTATGAGCGTGTATTCCAAGGGGAATAGTAAATCTTTCTTTACAAGCCTGCACAATCTCAAAAACCTCATGGGGTAAAGTACCTCCATTGGTGTCACAAAGTGCAAGCCAGGATGCCCCTGCCTTTTGTGCATTTTCCAAACACTTCAAGGCATATTCTGAATCAGCTTTATACCCATCAAAAAAGTGTTCTGCATCAAAGATTACTTCAATACCCTTGCTGACTAAATAAGCAACACTGTCATGAATCATTCTCAGGTTTTCTTCCAGGGTAGTGCCTAGTGCCTTTGCAACCTGATAGTCCCAGGTTTTGCCAAAAATTGCAGCTGCGGGAGCCTGGCTGTTTACAAGAGCCTGGAGATTTACATCTTCTTCAGCTCTAACCCCTACCCTGCATGTGCTTCCAAAGGAGCAAATCTTCCCCTGCCACTTTTCAACAGCTGCCTTTTGGAAAAATTCTGTATCTTTAGGATTGGAGAAGGGCCAGCCCCCTTCTATATAGTCCACGCCAAAAGCATCTAGTTTTTTGGCAATTTTTAGCTTATCCTTTACTGAAACGTTGACTCCTTCTCCCTGGGTGCCATCTCTTAAGGTAGTATCAAATATAACTACTTTCATAGTATCTACTCTCCTAATTTTTCACAAACTAAATTTCCCATCTCCTCTGTGCCAACCAGCTTCTTTCCTGGCTCCATAATGTCACCTGTTCTGTATCCTTCTGCAAGTACTTTAGCAACAGCCCTTTCAATTTCTTCAGCTCCCTCTGAGCAGTTAAAGCTGTACTTTAACATCATGGCAGCTGAAAGAATGGTGGCCAGAGGATTAGCTTTATCCTGACCAGCGATGTCAGGAGCTGATCCATGGGCTGGTTCATACATTGCCACATTGCCGCCAAAGCTGGCAGAAGCAAGCATGCCAATGGAGCCGCTTAAAATTGAAGCCTCATCAGTTAAAATGTCACCAAACATATTTTCCGTAAGGATAACATCAAATTGGAGAGGATTTCTAATCAACTGCATGGCGCAGTTATCTACATACATATGCTCAAGGGTAATTTCAGGATAGTCCTGGGCAAGCCTGGTAACTGTTTCTCTCCAAAGCCTTGAGCTTTCAAGAACATTGGCCTTATCCACACTAGTCACTTTTTTTCTTCTTTTGCTGGCAATGTCAAAGGCGAGCTTTGCAATTCTTTCAATTTCCTCTGTAGTGTATACTAATATATCCACAGCCTTTTCTCCTGATGGATGAGGCTCCCTATACTTCTCACCAAAATAGATTCCACCGGTAAGCTCCCTAATAACAACCATGTCTGTACCCTTTACCAACTCTTCTTTTAGGGGAGATGCACCTATAAGGGCCGGGTTTAAAACTGTTGGCCTTACATTTGCATATAATCCAAGGTGCTTTCTCAATGGCAAAAGTGATGCCACCTCAGGTCTCTGGGGGGCAGGTAGGGTATCCCACTTTGGTCCTCCAATAGCACCAAGTAAAACAGCCTGACTCTCCTTACACAGTTGAAGGGTTGTTTCTGGAAGAGCAATGCCCTCTGCGTCAATAGCTGCACCACCGATGAGGCCTTCTGAATATTCTAGTTCTATTCCATATTTAGGAGCAACCTTGTTAAGAACCTTGATTGCTTGTGGTACTATTTCTACACCTATACCATCTCCCGGTAAAACTGCTATCCTAGCCATCTTTCTTCACCCTTTCAGCTACATAGTTTATTAATCCGCCAGCTGCAATAATTTGCTGAATAAAATCCGGAAAGGGAGCTGCCATGTATGTTGTCCCTGTAGTTAAGTCCTTGATTTCTCCCTTTGCCACGTCAACTTCAACTTCATTTCCCTCTTTAATTGCCTCAGCAGCTTCAGGTGACTCAAGTATAGGAAGTCCTATGTTAATTGAATTTCTATAAAAAATCCTGGCAAAAGACTTTGCTATTACACATGATACTCCTGCAGCCTTTATGGCTATAGGGGCGTGCTCTCGCGAGCTGCCACAGCCAAAGTTTTTGCCTGCAACTATAATATCACCCTTATTAACTTTGTTTGGAAATTCTGGATCTGCATCTTCCATACAATGTTTGGCAAGCTCTTCTGGCTCAGAAGTATTTAAATATCTCGCCGGAATAATGGCATCAGTATCAATATCATCACCAAATTTCCATGTTTTTCCCTTTAACAACATTTTACCACCTCCTGGGGTGATGCTAATCTTCCTTTAACAGCGCTTGCAGCAGCTACAGCTGGCCCTGATAAATACACTTCACTCTCTGGGTGACCCATACGACCCACAAAGTTTCTGTTGGTAGTAGCCAGGGCCCTTTCTCCCTTGGCCAGGATACCCATGTGGCCTCCAAGGCATGGTCCACATGTGGGAGTGCTTACTACTGCTTCTGCTTCAATGAATACTTCCAAGAGTCCTTCCTTCATTGCCTGTAGATATATCTGCTGGGTTCCTGGGAAAATTATTAGTCTCACTTCTGGATGGACCTTCTGATTCTTTAAGATAGCAGCGGCTTCTCTCAAGTCTTCGATCCTGCCATTGGTGCAGGAGCCAATGATCACCTGATCTATGGCTACATTTCCAGCCTCACTAATACCCCTGGTATTTTCAGGCAGATGTGGGAAAGCCACCTGTGGTTCAATGGCAGCCACGTCTATGTCAATTATTCGATTATATTTGGCATCTGGGTCACTAAAGTAAAACTTAAACTTCCGCCTGGCTCTGCCCTTGATGTATTCCTCAGTAATTTTATCCGGAGCAATGATACCATTTTTTCCGCCAGCTTCTATAGCCATATTGGCCATGGTAAAACGACTATCCATGGAAAGATTTTCAATGGCCTCCCCAGTAAACTCCATGGCCTGATATCGAGCTCCATCTACACCGATTTTGCCTATTGTATAAAGAATAAGATCCTTTCCAGAAACCCATTCTTTTCTCTTACCATGATAAATAAACTTAATGCTCTCCGGCACTTTAAACCAGGCTTCACCCAGGGCCATGCCTGCTGCCATATCTGTACTTCCTACTCCTGTGGCAAAGGCTCCAAGGGCTCCATAGGTACATGTATGGGAATCAGCACCAATAATTACATCACCTGGGCCTACAAGGCCCTGTTCAGGCAGCAGGCAGTGTTCTATGCCCATTCTGCCAATTTCAAAATAATTGGTGAGTTCCTGCTCCCTGGCAAAGTCCTTGAGGATTTTAGCCTGCTCTGCTGACTTAATATCCTTATTGGGAGTAAAATGGTCAGGTACTAGAACTACTTTATCCCTGTCAAATACCTTTTCCTTGCCTGTTTTCTTAAACTCTTTAATTGCTACAGGAGCTGTAATATCATTTCCTAGTACAATATCCAGCCTGGCATTTATCAGCTGTCCTGGTTCTACATGCTCAAGTCCTGCGTGATCTGCTAGTATCTTTTCTGTTATGGTCATTCCCATTAAGCATTCCTCCTTTATTGTACGGGGACACACCGTTTAATGTAGGACACACCGTTTAATGTATAGGGACCCACCTGAAGGAACGTCCCCAAACTTATTGTCACCAACTTATTGTCACCGAATTATCTATATAGTTCCATTTCATCTAGTCCCTTTGTATTTAACACCATGGGGTGCACCAGGTTCTCTTTGGGTACCATACATTCAATTATTGTAAGCTTGTCATTGTTTAAAGCTTCTTCCAGCACACTCCTTGCTTCTTCCATACAGGTAATTCTATAACCTGCTGCTCCATAGCACCTGGCAAACTGCATAAAATCAGGATTGCAGCTAAAGTCAATGGCACTATATTTTTTTTCACAGTAAAAATACTGCAGCTGTCTTACAAGTCCAAGGCAGCTATTATTGAACAAAAGAATCTTTATGGGCAAGTTGTGTTCCATGGCTGTTCCCATCTCTGCCATATGCATCTGAAAGCTTCCATCTCCTGTAACAGCAATTACTCTCTTATCACGGTTTCCATACTGGGCACCAATAGCTGCTGGAAAACCGTATCCCATAGTACCCAGGCCTCCAGATGATATAAGGGTTCTTGGTTTATTAAATTTATAATACAAGGCAGTCCACATTTGATGCTGGCCAACATCAGTAGTAACAATTGTATCACCACCAGCTAGCTCACTTAAAATGCTTATGACATATTGGGGAGTAAGTACGTTTTCTGGATATTTTAATGCATGGTCCTGTTTCCACTGTTTTATTTGTTCAAGCCACAAGGGATTAGTATTTTCATTAATCTTGGGTACAAGATCTTCAAGTATGAGCTTTACATCACCCACTATTGGCAGATTAACCCGTACATTTTTGCCAATTTCAGCAGGATCAATATCTATATGAATTACCTTGGCCTTGGGAGCAAATTTATCAACTGCACCAGTAGCCCTGTCATCAAATCTAACTCCCAGGCCAAT
The window above is part of the Desulfitibacter alkalitolerans DSM 16504 genome. Proteins encoded here:
- a CDS encoding CdaR family protein encodes the protein MLGHFRNNLGYRLISIFAAIVIWFFVFSERNPTTENVVTVPLEATGLARDLVVAEKPNTVNIRFQGKANVVDKISSRDFRAYIPLEQIDVGVRSIQVATEVPAGVRIVSVQPSWVQVQIDQVSSIQVPVEIVVKGEAARGYILERPRLTPGQVLINGPENYLDNIGKVYVNATFNSLSRDYFQSLPVLVEDTAGNLIMEWVEVIPRNVDVLIPVVEDIPNRTVPILIDLIGELKPGLKVDKVLVYPSTVKIYGSRDIINEIGYLTLEIDVTEIEESINFEVDLEFPTGITDASDDRVQVMLEVGNEN
- the cdaA gene encoding diadenylate cyclase CdaA, with the protein product MFSQFNFLIYLTPWEIFLIILDITVVSFVIYKAIMLIKGTRAVQLIKGLFVLIIAFFISDLLQLTTVNWFLQQIQLLIVVALPIVFQPELRRALEQLGRGKIFSGSMTYLGVEDRSRLINELVRSVQALSKNKFGALIVIENETGLSDFIETGVNVDGAVSAELLVNIFVPNTPLHDGAVIVRGDRIAAAGCFLPLTDSPYLSKQLGTRHRAALGVTETSDCVVIVVSEETGTISVAHDGELTRYLEEKNLKEMLEDVLLTKQNNNTSVFNIFRRSS
- a CDS encoding DUF881 domain-containing protein, whose translation is MKKNWIINITIVCTILGLLLSWQYKSFRAEASNSTSILHQNIVDMITELETDLQGIEEEIGNLRNQLSQFQEDESQDAGTLKFLQDYLHFQRSLTSQTTAIGPGIIITLDDNVQGAAAASSDFATFRPEDYIIHDKTVLYLVNELKAAGARAISINNQRLVASSDIRCVGTVILVNTIPMAPPYQIKALGNPEELRERILLGDEVPYLKARNFPVKIEIGEVEIPEYRGSFRQSHLERGDQ
- a CDS encoding DUF881 domain-containing protein, translated to MNKTTVSFTIVLLILGMVISMQFKTQQQLINSLAYQDARDLITIYHTMKAKEEELTATLQELRQRRNDLVSQVSRGEERINQTQKEIEQLKILSGEVPVSGPGITVTITRDAPLLHYDLIDLVNELWATGAEAIAINDHRVTINTHIQQYSPNEILINNESLLFPVVVKAIGDPHTLEKGLTFTGGLVENWRILYGIYPSITARERITIPAVKIQETRS
- the cimA gene encoding citramalate synthase is translated as MKVVIFDTTLRDGTQGEGVNVSVKDKLKIAKKLDAFGVDYIEGGWPFSNPKDTEFFQKAAVEKWQGKICSFGSTCRVGVRAEEDVNLQALVNSQAPAAAIFGKTWDYQVAKALGTTLEENLRMIHDSVAYLVSKGIEVIFDAEHFFDGYKADSEYALKCLENAQKAGASWLALCDTNGGTLPHEVFEIVQACKERFTIPLGIHAHNDCELAVANSIAAVKAGAAMVHGTFNGVGERCGNANLCSVIPNLELKMGYETSTRNNLNNLTETARYVAEVINIAVPNHQPFVGHSAFTHKGGMHASAVMKHPKTYEHITPETVGNDRRILMSELAGTSNLTHKLEEMGIKLADKEMLKNIVEQVKELEHKGYQFEGAEASLELLLYKVMGLYKEHFHLENFKVLVEKRGEEDYYSEAIIKLKIGEEIVHTAAEGNGPVNALDNALRKSLDKTYPCINEMHLSDYKVRVLEGSQATAAKVRVLIESKDANDNWSTVGVSSNIIEASWEALLDSMDYILLKKHLKELGRMGN
- the leuB gene encoding 3-isopropylmalate dehydrogenase, whose product is MARIAVLPGDGIGVEIVPQAIKVLNKVAPKYGIELEYSEGLIGGAAIDAEGIALPETTLQLCKESQAVLLGAIGGPKWDTLPAPQRPEVASLLPLRKHLGLYANVRPTVLNPALIGASPLKEELVKGTDMVVIRELTGGIYFGEKYREPHPSGEKAVDILVYTTEEIERIAKLAFDIASKRRKKVTSVDKANVLESSRLWRETVTRLAQDYPEITLEHMYVDNCAMQLIRNPLQFDVILTENMFGDILTDEASILSGSIGMLASASFGGNVAMYEPAHGSAPDIAGQDKANPLATILSAAMMLKYSFNCSEGAEEIERAVAKVLAEGYRTGDIMEPGKKLVGTEEMGNLVCEKLGE
- the leuD gene encoding 3-isopropylmalate dehydratase small subunit; the protein is MLLKGKTWKFGDDIDTDAIIPARYLNTSEPEELAKHCMEDADPEFPNKVNKGDIIVAGKNFGCGSSREHAPIAIKAAGVSCVIAKSFARIFYRNSINIGLPILESPEAAEAIKEGNEVEVDVAKGEIKDLTTGTTYMAAPFPDFIQQIIAAGGLINYVAERVKKDG
- the leuC gene encoding 3-isopropylmalate dehydratase large subunit — encoded protein: MGMTITEKILADHAGLEHVEPGQLINARLDIVLGNDITAPVAIKEFKKTGKEKVFDRDKVVLVPDHFTPNKDIKSAEQAKILKDFAREQELTNYFEIGRMGIEHCLLPEQGLVGPGDVIIGADSHTCTYGALGAFATGVGSTDMAAGMALGEAWFKVPESIKFIYHGKRKEWVSGKDLILYTIGKIGVDGARYQAMEFTGEAIENLSMDSRFTMANMAIEAGGKNGIIAPDKITEEYIKGRARRKFKFYFSDPDAKYNRIIDIDVAAIEPQVAFPHLPENTRGISEAGNVAIDQVIIGSCTNGRIEDLREAAAILKNQKVHPEVRLIIFPGTQQIYLQAMKEGLLEVFIEAEAVVSTPTCGPCLGGHMGILAKGERALATTNRNFVGRMGHPESEVYLSGPAVAAASAVKGRLASPQEVVKCC
- the ilvB gene encoding biosynthetic-type acetolactate synthase large subunit; amino-acid sequence: MEITGAQCLIKALEEQEVEVIYGYPGGAVLPIYDVLLESSIKHVLVRQEQAAVHAASGYARTTGKVGVCMATSGPGATNLVTGIATAYMDSIPLVIITGQVSTQMVGTDAFQEVDITGITMPITKHNYLVKDVKDLSKTVKEAFHIASTGRPGPVLIDIPKNVSDSKVKWVSQKNVDLRGYKPTYYGHPSQIKNAALLINNSARPVILSGGGVINSNSSELVKLLAERIQAPVATTLMGLGSFPADHESFVGMLGMHGTAAANYTMSHADLIIGLGVRFDDRATGAVDKFAPKAKVIHIDIDPAEIGKNVRVNLPIVGDVKLILEDLVPKINENTNPLWLEQIKQWKQDHALKYPENVLTPQYVISILSELAGGDTIVTTDVGQHQMWTALYYKFNKPRTLISSGGLGTMGYGFPAAIGAQYGNRDKRVIAVTGDGSFQMHMAEMGTAMEHNLPIKILLFNNSCLGLVRQLQYFYCEKKYSAIDFSCNPDFMQFARCYGAAGYRITCMEEARSVLEEALNNDKLTIIECMVPKENLVHPMVLNTKGLDEMELYR